One Ktedonobacteraceae bacterium genomic region harbors:
- a CDS encoding GTP cyclohydrolase I: MFYQKSDERRNEDEANLHWSLELNRRVISREQMRTFEGYISEIFAAFGLDLNTSATEETPQRFLQALFDATQGYDGDPKLLKVFDTEYRGDSDHRLGQVIEGPIPFFALCEHHGLPFHGHAYIGYIPHEHIIGISKLTRLVRLFARRFTVQERLGEQIVTAFDAMLQPRGVAVYLEAHHLCVEMRGVSETSSLTHATFWRGEYERNASLRVEFLLACSADT, encoded by the coding sequence TTGTTTTACCAGAAGAGCGATGAGAGACGGAATGAGGATGAGGCGAATCTTCATTGGTCTTTGGAACTGAATCGCCGCGTTATTTCGCGCGAGCAAATGCGCACGTTTGAGGGTTATATCAGTGAGATATTCGCTGCGTTTGGTTTAGACCTGAACACCTCAGCAACCGAAGAAACGCCACAACGCTTTCTTCAGGCGCTGTTCGATGCAACGCAGGGATACGATGGCGATCCAAAACTGCTCAAGGTATTCGATACAGAGTACCGTGGTGATTCGGACCATCGCCTGGGCCAGGTAATTGAAGGGCCTATACCATTCTTTGCTTTATGTGAGCATCACGGGCTGCCATTTCATGGGCATGCCTACATTGGCTATATTCCTCACGAACATATTATTGGTATTTCCAAGCTAACGCGGCTCGTGCGGCTCTTTGCCAGGCGCTTTACGGTGCAGGAACGGTTGGGTGAGCAGATTGTCACGGCTTTCGATGCGATGCTTCAACCACGTGGCGTGGCAGTCTACCTTGAAGCCCATCATCTCTGCGTCGAGATGCGAGGAGTGAGTGAGACGAGTTCTCTTACACATGCGACGTTCTGGCGTGGTGAGTACGAGCGCAACGCTTCGCTGCGCGTTGAATTCTTGCTCGCGTGCAGTGCTGATACATAG
- a CDS encoding glycosyltransferase family 9 protein encodes MNIVAFLSADHIGDTLFVFPILSALRAKYPDAHLTFVSYGLVLPLALEWELADEVLDCKDEQWKELSSSKGIRSPKLLALLGKTDCMICWQVDMGGVISRNLHNAGVKSVFVVPEDPIESGSMHVADFMAKAAGLQALGIENVIAEYVPPTWERGNTFCYYIPPIAVHPGSTDEKRRWPASYFATVINGLLRRKYPVLLLAGPSEGETLSLVLKDIARDMKSENLMILANKPLLEVARQLRQCRFFLGNDSGIGHLAGLLGIPTLSLFGPTDPTLKRPAGPYVETLQEMPMENLSPGRVLEHILQRL; translated from the coding sequence TTGAATATTGTTGCCTTCCTTTCCGCCGATCATATTGGAGATACATTGTTCGTCTTTCCTATTCTTTCTGCGCTGCGAGCGAAATATCCTGATGCTCATCTTACATTTGTCAGTTACGGGCTTGTTTTGCCGCTTGCTCTGGAGTGGGAACTTGCCGATGAAGTGCTTGACTGCAAAGATGAGCAGTGGAAAGAGCTATCCTCCTCGAAAGGTATTCGCAGTCCGAAATTGCTTGCCCTACTCGGGAAGACGGATTGCATGATCTGCTGGCAGGTTGATATGGGAGGGGTAATCAGCCGGAATTTACATAATGCGGGTGTAAAGTCTGTTTTTGTCGTGCCCGAAGATCCCATTGAGTCAGGGTCAATGCACGTGGCAGATTTTATGGCGAAGGCAGCAGGATTGCAGGCACTTGGAATCGAGAATGTTATTGCCGAATACGTTCCTCCCACCTGGGAAAGAGGTAATACCTTCTGTTATTACATACCTCCTATCGCCGTTCATCCTGGTTCGACCGATGAAAAAAGACGCTGGCCAGCTTCTTATTTCGCGACAGTCATCAATGGTCTTTTGCGCCGCAAATATCCTGTCCTCTTGCTGGCAGGACCATCCGAGGGCGAAACGCTTTCGCTTGTCCTCAAGGATATTGCGCGCGACATGAAATCAGAGAATCTTATGATTCTGGCAAACAAGCCATTGCTGGAGGTTGCCCGCCAGCTGCGGCAATGCAGGTTTTTCCTGGGCAATGATTCGGGCATCGGCCACTTAGCAGGTCTATTAGGCATTCCAACACTCTCACTCTTCGGTCCGACCGATCCGACACTCAAACGACCTGCTGGCCCCTACGTCGAGACACTACAAGAAATGCCAATGGAAAACTTATCTCCCGGCAGAGTACTGGAGCACATTCTGCAGCGGCTATGA
- a CDS encoding ArsR family transcriptional regulator yields the protein MSQQHWNQRFFASTRGQIILLLRRESRTVEELAQALRLTDNAVRAHLATLERDGLVHQQGVRRGSGKPSYVYDLTTDAENLFPRAYGVVMRQLLEVLCENMSAEQVEVLLRTTGRRLAAQWNVPAGDLHARLQIAIEILNELGGLAELEESDGTYAIRGYSCPLAAIVPGHPEVCRLAEALLTELVGTPIHEQCTGGETPQCCFIVANAPNPS from the coding sequence ATGTCTCAACAGCACTGGAATCAACGCTTTTTCGCAAGCACACGCGGACAGATCATTCTACTGCTTCGTCGCGAGAGCCGCACAGTAGAGGAACTTGCGCAGGCGCTTCGACTCACTGATAACGCGGTGCGCGCGCATCTTGCTACCCTTGAACGTGATGGGCTGGTACACCAGCAAGGGGTACGTCGCGGCAGTGGCAAACCCTCCTATGTCTATGACCTCACAACAGATGCCGAAAATTTATTCCCCAGGGCATACGGGGTTGTAATGCGGCAACTGCTGGAGGTTCTATGCGAAAATATGTCCGCGGAACAGGTAGAAGTCTTACTGCGCACAACGGGCCGGCGCCTGGCTGCGCAATGGAACGTGCCGGCAGGAGACCTGCACGCGCGCCTGCAAATAGCCATTGAGATTCTCAATGAACTCGGTGGCCTGGCAGAACTCGAAGAGAGCGATGGAACATATGCTATTCGCGGATATAGTTGTCCGCTTGCCGCTATAGTACCTGGTCATCCCGAAGTCTGCCGTCTCGCCGAAGCCCTACTTACGGAGCTGGTCGGTACGCCAATCCACGAACAATGCACCGGCGGCGAAACTCCTCAATGCTGCTTCATCGTAGCCAACGCACCAAATCCCTCGTGA
- a CDS encoding VIT1/CCC1 transporter family protein, translating to MQQHTEQHPHGGDWLRDIVFGLNDGLVTTLVFIMAVSEVAPGRLLLVVLGEVLAGGVSMALGGFLAARTAKQVLDKRIAIERFEIEHEPEEERAELRDIYRNKGFSGPLLHQVVGHLTANKDRWHRAMVHDELGVVEDTKINPWAQGAQVGISFVIGGLIPTIPVFLSLPFVQWWAYGLTAITALALGAIKARYTSQGPIRAGLEFLAVVTIGTLAGVGLGFLLHGG from the coding sequence ATGCAGCAGCATACAGAACAACATCCACATGGAGGTGACTGGCTGCGAGATATCGTCTTCGGATTGAACGACGGGCTGGTCACCACCCTTGTGTTTATTATGGCTGTGAGCGAGGTTGCGCCAGGGCGATTGCTGCTGGTAGTGCTGGGCGAGGTGCTGGCAGGGGGCGTTTCTATGGCCCTGGGTGGCTTTCTGGCCGCCCGTACAGCAAAACAGGTACTCGATAAGCGCATCGCGATTGAGCGTTTTGAGATCGAACACGAGCCGGAAGAAGAGCGCGCGGAACTGCGTGATATCTACCGCAACAAAGGCTTCTCAGGCCCGCTGCTACACCAGGTCGTTGGTCATCTCACCGCGAATAAGGATCGCTGGCATAGAGCCATGGTGCATGACGAATTGGGAGTTGTCGAAGATACAAAAATCAACCCGTGGGCGCAGGGCGCGCAGGTCGGAATCTCCTTTGTAATCGGCGGGCTTATCCCCACCATACCAGTATTCCTGAGCCTGCCTTTCGTCCAATGGTGGGCATATGGGCTGACAGCCATTACCGCGCTCGCGCTTGGTGCGATCAAAGCCCGCTATACCTCTCAAGGGCCGATCCGGGCCGGACTGGAGTTTCTCGCCGTTGTCACAATTGGCACTCTGGCCGGTGTAGGTCTGGGCTTCCTCTTGCATGGAGGATGA
- a CDS encoding response regulator, whose product MSERETQSSQSKRAAMKTVLIAEDDAAIGELLVQVITQETPHRAILVADSTRAFNIIEYVKPDLFLLDYHLPGMNGIELYDRLHATEGLEHTPGILLTAGVLEHDFRRRKLVGMSKPVELNKLLDLIEELLSGDPL is encoded by the coding sequence ATGTCAGAGAGGGAGACCCAATCCTCACAAAGTAAACGCGCAGCGATGAAAACGGTCTTGATAGCCGAAGATGATGCTGCTATCGGAGAATTGCTTGTGCAGGTAATCACGCAGGAAACTCCTCATCGCGCAATCCTGGTGGCCGATAGCACAAGGGCTTTCAACATTATCGAATATGTCAAGCCCGACCTGTTCCTCCTGGATTACCATTTACCAGGCATGAATGGCATTGAATTATACGACCGCCTTCATGCTACCGAGGGACTCGAACATACCCCCGGCATTTTGCTTACCGCCGGGGTGCTCGAACATGATTTTCGCCGGCGAAAGCTAGTCGGCATGAGCAAACCGGTAGAACTGAACAAATTACTTGATCTCATCGAAGAATTGTTGTCCGGTGATCCTCTTTGA
- a CDS encoding diacylglycerol kinase family protein has product MQEAKDTTGKAANHPPTQTSAVVLANEKSGSFAKNKEQLEKTLDFLRQHGWNVELEYTNSSDDARHVAREAVSQKMDVVIAVGGDGTINSIIQELAGSETALGLIPTGTFNVWATETGIPMDIVGAGDVLVNGKVRRVDLGYVYNRYYLLMAGIGFGGTVTYAVKKRSLKRLGILGYLITGIRLGLGFESFHTTLDIDGHRKRTHALQIVVGNTQLYGSLLRFTWKAKSDDGLLDLCVVRSPKKLERIVVMLDFLLQRRERRKWVTYTTCKTVEVRTRKPVNFQVDGEPLGHTPATFSVVPGALKVIVPQETPEDLFSKP; this is encoded by the coding sequence ATGCAAGAGGCAAAAGATACTACTGGAAAAGCAGCGAATCACCCACCCACACAAACTTCCGCCGTCGTACTGGCCAATGAAAAGTCGGGTAGTTTTGCAAAGAATAAAGAACAACTGGAAAAAACACTCGACTTTCTACGCCAGCATGGTTGGAATGTCGAACTCGAATATACAAATTCAAGCGATGATGCGCGCCATGTGGCTCGCGAGGCCGTCTCACAAAAAATGGATGTTGTTATTGCCGTTGGCGGTGATGGAACAATTAATTCAATCATCCAGGAACTGGCGGGAAGCGAAACGGCGCTGGGCCTCATCCCAACGGGCACTTTCAATGTATGGGCCACTGAAACGGGCATTCCTATGGATATTGTGGGGGCGGGCGATGTCCTTGTCAATGGGAAGGTGCGCCGTGTCGATCTTGGCTACGTTTACAACCGCTATTATCTTCTCATGGCCGGCATTGGTTTTGGTGGAACGGTGACATATGCGGTCAAGAAACGATCGCTGAAACGTCTCGGCATTCTGGGCTATCTCATCACCGGTATACGGCTGGGCCTCGGCTTTGAGAGTTTTCATACTACGCTTGATATTGATGGACATAGAAAGAGAACACATGCCCTGCAAATTGTCGTGGGCAACACGCAGTTGTATGGAAGCCTGCTTCGCTTTACCTGGAAAGCCAAAAGTGATGATGGTCTCCTTGATCTCTGTGTTGTACGCAGCCCTAAAAAGCTAGAACGCATTGTAGTGATGCTCGATTTTTTACTACAGCGCAGGGAACGCCGCAAATGGGTTACCTATACGACCTGTAAAACTGTTGAAGTGCGCACCCGCAAGCCGGTTAACTTTCAAGTCGATGGTGAGCCACTGGGACATACTCCCGCGACGTTTAGCGTTGTTCCAGGGGCCTTGAAAGTCATTGTGCCGCAAGAAACACCGGAAGACCTCTTCTCGAAACCGTAA
- a CDS encoding 2-oxoacid:acceptor oxidoreductase subunit alpha has product MANEVTIRIGGESGEGTISGGDILALASARWGYHVYTFRTFPAEILGGPCLFQVRISDEPVKSMGDYADVLICLNEEAYDRNRKDLRPGGVLIYDPSDFTPDADNLITYAVPFNEIARKEVQLFQTKNMVMLGTISALFGPPLEAIVQVVESKLSRSRKSNPILMEKNMLALDIAKKYVEEHVTKRDPYRLGAVEKADQVVLNGNQAVVAGALAAKCAFFAGYPITPASDIMEAMAKELPQVGGTFLQAEDEMAALASVLGASFGGKRAMTATSGPGLSLMAELIGLSSMAELPAVVVDAQRAGPSTGMPTKMEQSDLSFALSASHGDTPRMIVAPADVADCYRLIIQAFNMAERYQMPVIFLTDQSLTARVESVDRSVFKPMEIVERVQVKANGANGNGHNGHAANIGDLAEVVAEEHEYARYAYTTSGISPITTPGHGVPTYVATGLEHDQHGHPDYEPEDHTAMMQKRFRKLETAAEELPQPQRYGDADATIGIIGWGSTEGTIQEAVDRARARGYKVAALHPKILSPLPDRAIREFISSVKTVIVPECNYSGQLANLLGAKYGLQPIRVNKFGGIPFTAGEILQAIEEVR; this is encoded by the coding sequence ATGGCGAATGAAGTGACGATCCGAATTGGAGGCGAATCGGGCGAAGGAACCATTTCCGGTGGCGATATCCTCGCGTTGGCCTCCGCGCGCTGGGGGTATCATGTGTATACCTTCCGCACCTTCCCTGCCGAAATTCTCGGCGGACCTTGTTTGTTTCAGGTGCGAATCAGTGACGAACCCGTGAAGTCAATGGGTGATTATGCCGATGTACTGATTTGTTTGAATGAAGAGGCGTATGATCGCAATAGAAAAGACCTGCGTCCCGGTGGCGTTCTCATCTATGACCCTTCTGATTTCACACCCGACGCAGATAATTTGATCACCTATGCAGTTCCTTTCAATGAGATAGCCCGCAAAGAAGTACAGCTTTTCCAGACGAAAAATATGGTCATGCTTGGCACCATCTCCGCTTTATTTGGCCCACCCCTCGAGGCAATCGTCCAGGTCGTGGAGTCCAAGCTCTCGCGGTCGCGCAAATCCAATCCCATCTTGATGGAAAAGAATATGCTGGCCCTGGATATTGCGAAGAAGTATGTAGAAGAACATGTGACCAAACGTGACCCGTACCGTTTAGGCGCGGTAGAGAAGGCTGACCAGGTGGTACTCAACGGGAACCAGGCAGTTGTCGCCGGCGCGCTGGCGGCGAAATGCGCTTTCTTTGCCGGATATCCGATCACGCCGGCCAGCGATATTATGGAAGCAATGGCCAAGGAATTGCCGCAGGTAGGAGGAACTTTCCTGCAGGCGGAAGACGAGATGGCAGCCCTGGCATCAGTACTCGGCGCCTCGTTCGGCGGAAAACGCGCCATGACTGCAACCTCTGGTCCAGGCCTTTCATTGATGGCCGAGTTGATTGGACTCTCTTCGATGGCTGAGCTACCGGCCGTGGTCGTCGACGCCCAGCGCGCAGGCCCCAGCACCGGCATGCCGACGAAGATGGAGCAGTCGGATTTGAGCTTCGCCCTTAGCGCAAGCCACGGTGATACCCCGCGCATGATAGTGGCTCCCGCCGATGTTGCGGACTGCTATCGACTGATAATACAGGCCTTTAATATGGCAGAGCGCTACCAGATGCCCGTCATTTTCCTCACGGACCAGTCCTTGACAGCGCGTGTGGAAAGCGTTGATCGCAGCGTCTTCAAGCCAATGGAGATCGTTGAGCGCGTGCAGGTGAAAGCCAATGGGGCAAACGGCAATGGACACAATGGTCATGCAGCAAATATCGGCGACCTGGCTGAAGTGGTGGCGGAAGAGCATGAATATGCCCGCTACGCCTATACCACAAGCGGCATCTCTCCTATCACAACGCCCGGACATGGCGTACCTACCTATGTCGCAACCGGTCTGGAGCATGACCAGCATGGGCACCCCGACTACGAGCCGGAAGATCATACCGCGATGATGCAGAAAAGGTTCCGCAAGCTCGAAACTGCCGCGGAAGAGTTGCCGCAGCCGCAGCGCTACGGTGACGCGGATGCTACTATCGGGATCATCGGCTGGGGCTCGACGGAGGGCACGATTCAAGAGGCGGTTGACCGGGCACGGGCCAGGGGCTACAAAGTAGCGGCTTTGCATCCCAAGATTCTCTCACCGCTACCCGACCGGGCCATACGAGAGTTTATCAGCTCAGTGAAGACCGTAATTGTACCTGAATGTAACTATTCTGGGCAACTGGCCAATTTGCTGGGTGCGAAATATGGTTTACAGCCCATCCGTGTCAATAAATTTGGAGGTATTCCATTTACTGCCGGCGAAATTTTGCAGGCAATAGAGGAGGTTCGCTAA
- a CDS encoding 2-oxoacid:ferredoxin oxidoreductase subunit beta: protein MAQSTVTLTPKDFKSEVKPTWCPGCGDFGVLNSVYNTLATLKLPPDETVVISGIGCSSRLPHFVKTFGFHTVHGRALPLAQGLKMARPDLTVVAVGGDGDLFSIGAGHLIHAALRNIDITVVVMDNEIYGLTKGQTSPTSPTGHTTKSTPYGLLASQFNPIATALSLNVSFVARGFSSKPKELAALIEQGINHHGFSFIHALSPCPTFYNTMDVWKANVTPIPADHDTHNRFKAMELAMETEKPFVGLFYQDERQTMDQAAQQLQAQAKEFDIEKYMARYA from the coding sequence GTGGCTCAATCAACAGTGACTCTTACTCCCAAAGATTTTAAAAGTGAGGTGAAGCCTACCTGGTGTCCAGGGTGCGGCGACTTCGGCGTCTTGAATTCGGTCTATAATACCCTGGCGACCCTCAAATTGCCACCCGATGAGACGGTTGTGATATCGGGTATCGGCTGCTCGAGCCGTTTGCCGCATTTTGTCAAGACCTTTGGCTTTCATACAGTGCATGGTCGTGCCCTGCCCCTGGCGCAAGGGCTGAAAATGGCGCGTCCCGACCTGACGGTTGTAGCGGTCGGCGGCGATGGCGATCTCTTCAGCATCGGCGCTGGTCACCTGATACATGCCGCCTTGCGCAATATCGATATTACAGTGGTAGTGATGGATAATGAAATCTATGGGTTGACAAAAGGGCAGACATCGCCAACCTCCCCAACCGGGCATACCACCAAGTCAACCCCCTATGGCCTGCTGGCATCGCAGTTCAATCCAATCGCGACCGCGCTCAGCCTGAACGTCAGTTTTGTAGCGCGAGGATTTTCTTCCAAGCCAAAGGAACTGGCCGCGCTGATCGAGCAAGGCATTAACCATCATGGCTTCTCGTTTATTCACGCGCTCAGCCCATGCCCCACGTTCTATAATACAATGGATGTATGGAAAGCGAACGTGACGCCCATTCCTGCCGACCATGATACGCATAATCGCTTCAAGGCAATGGAACTGGCCATGGAGACGGAGAAACCATTCGTGGGCCTGTTCTACCAGGATGAGCGGCAAACGATGGATCAGGCAGCTCAACAGCTACAGGCGCAGGCCAAAGAGTTCGATATCGAAAAGTATATGGCGCGTTATGCATAA
- a CDS encoding Rieske 2Fe-2S domain-containing protein: MSETPTPVSVPESSAPRQPFAERFSDSLQHLIQVVVGSQRKPPRRLKSFLNGTWFGHPLHPVITDVPVVAWILAAVFDIIWLISPASNTWAAYGAFVAVITGLLGALGAIATGLTDWSDTYGSERRIGLNHAIFNAIATILYLISFVLRLLAGPGDTIASAIPGFVGLVSLIYAAYLGGEMVFSKGTGVNHTAWEVGSEDYEAVLPLASVEENRLYRVMVAGTAVVLLRRGTQLSAISATCPHAGGPLDEGTLDGDVVECPWHGSRFCMRDGRVLTGPATVNAPRYDVRVRDGQIEIKRSGDH, from the coding sequence ATGTCTGAGACGCCGACCCCTGTTTCTGTACCTGAATCTTCTGCTCCCCGGCAGCCTTTTGCGGAGCGATTCAGTGATTCACTACAACATCTCATCCAGGTTGTAGTTGGTTCCCAGCGCAAGCCGCCGCGGCGCTTGAAAAGTTTCCTAAATGGCACCTGGTTTGGGCATCCCCTGCATCCTGTTATCACTGATGTACCCGTTGTAGCCTGGATACTGGCAGCTGTCTTTGATATCATCTGGTTGATCTCTCCGGCCAGCAATACCTGGGCAGCATATGGAGCTTTTGTTGCTGTTATTACCGGCCTGTTGGGTGCGCTTGGAGCAATCGCGACCGGATTGACCGATTGGAGCGATACCTATGGTTCTGAGCGACGCATTGGTCTGAATCATGCCATCTTCAATGCAATCGCAACTATTCTCTATCTCATTTCGTTTGTGCTGCGGCTGCTGGCCGGTCCGGGTGATACTATTGCCTCGGCCATTCCTGGCTTCGTTGGGCTGGTCAGCCTGATCTACGCGGCCTATCTTGGCGGTGAGATGGTTTTTTCGAAAGGAACCGGTGTCAATCATACGGCCTGGGAGGTGGGAAGCGAGGACTATGAAGCGGTGCTACCGCTTGCAAGCGTCGAGGAGAACAGGCTGTACCGGGTGATGGTGGCAGGCACTGCGGTTGTGCTGCTGCGTCGTGGGACGCAGTTATCCGCCATTTCCGCGACATGCCCGCATGCTGGTGGTCCGCTGGATGAAGGAACTTTGGACGGCGATGTTGTGGAATGCCCCTGGCACGGTTCGCGCTTTTGCATGCGTGATGGTCGTGTGCTGACCGGCCCGGCGACTGTGAATGCCCCTCGTTACGATGTGCGTGTTCGTGACGGTCAGATCGAGATCAAACGCAGTGGCGATCATTAA
- a CDS encoding WD40 repeat domain-containing protein — MSKQEKLEEVEVTNLPETNNAVTGWSSRLSHLFLAWQHSFNRRSWHFMTLCAIFVLALVAVIVIVSSLQANLTPGPATSIVPSHAATAIPTHYVSLNRPLAEYSGHAGLAINVVWSPDGTRLASGGSDSTVQIWNVKTKQRLLVYRGHSNEVLALAWSPDGTRLASGSRDGTVQVWDARTGKRLLTYQSNSGTVYSVAWSPDGTRIASGSDDGEVQVWNASSGKRLFSYYGHDSAVLALAWSPDGTRIASGGLDRTVQIWDSSTGIPYLTYNGHADSVTSIAWSPDGTEIASGSFDTSVQVWNAQTGKTLLTYTGHLNTVYGVAWSPDGRRIASGSGDGTIQVWDALTGKHLLICRSEALAVAWSSDGTRLASAGSDGLVKVWKLA; from the coding sequence ATGAGCAAACAAGAGAAATTAGAGGAAGTCGAGGTCACCAACCTGCCCGAAACGAATAACGCCGTGACGGGTTGGTCCTCGCGTTTATCACATCTATTCCTTGCCTGGCAGCATTCATTCAATCGCCGTTCCTGGCATTTTATGACCCTGTGTGCTATTTTTGTATTGGCGCTGGTAGCAGTGATTGTAATCGTGTCCAGCCTGCAGGCGAACCTCACACCCGGACCTGCCACATCCATAGTTCCGAGCCATGCTGCCACAGCTATTCCCACTCATTACGTCTCTCTTAATCGGCCTCTCGCCGAATATAGCGGTCATGCTGGCCTGGCGATCAATGTGGTATGGTCACCGGATGGGACACGCCTGGCCTCTGGTGGTAGCGATTCTACCGTCCAGATCTGGAATGTCAAGACGAAGCAGCGCCTGCTCGTTTATCGTGGTCACTCTAATGAGGTGCTTGCGCTGGCCTGGTCGCCGGATGGAACACGCCTGGCATCCGGCAGTCGCGATGGCACCGTTCAGGTATGGGATGCCCGAACCGGCAAACGGCTTCTTACGTATCAGAGCAATTCTGGTACAGTCTATAGCGTCGCCTGGTCGCCGGATGGGACGCGGATTGCCTCTGGGAGCGATGATGGAGAGGTTCAGGTATGGAATGCAAGTTCGGGCAAGCGCCTTTTCAGTTATTATGGTCATGATAGCGCAGTTCTCGCCCTGGCCTGGTCGCCGGATGGAACGCGTATCGCTTCCGGTGGCCTGGACAGAACGGTACAGATATGGGATTCCAGCACCGGAATTCCCTATCTTACGTATAATGGGCATGCAGACAGTGTCACAAGCATCGCCTGGTCGCCCGATGGTACCGAGATCGCATCCGGCAGTTTTGATACCAGCGTGCAAGTCTGGAATGCGCAAACAGGGAAAACTCTCCTCACCTATACAGGCCATCTCAATACGGTCTATGGCGTCGCCTGGTCACCTGATGGACGGCGCATCGCCTCTGGTAGCGGGGATGGTACCATACAAGTCTGGGATGCTCTCACAGGGAAGCATCTTCTTATCTGCCGTAGTGAAGCGCTTGCAGTTGCCTGGTCGTCGGATGGAACTCGTCTTGCCTCAGCCGGTAGTGATGGTCTTGTGAAAGTATGGAAGCTGGCTTAA